From Alteribacter keqinensis, one genomic window encodes:
- a CDS encoding ABC-F family ATP-binding cassette domain-containing protein codes for MILLQCVQLSKSFGAEPILENVKLEVQSRQRVALVGRNGAGKSTLLKIIAGEMTYDTGDLIIPKDVNVGYLAQSSGLESDRSIWDEMLTVFSHLQKMEKRLRDMEASMSDPAVTGQATQYDKLLKDYDQLQQDFKDKGGYQYEADIRSILSGLQFADFDYATPISSLSGGQKTRLALGKLLLTKPELLILDEPTNHLDIDTMTWLENYLSGYDGAILIVSHDRYFLDRIVDHVYELSFQQTTKYVGNYSHYLDEKAKRLELELKQFEKQQGEVKRLEEFVQKNLARASTSKRAQSRRKQLERMTMMDRPKDDDKSAQFSFQIQRQSGNDVLMTDNLAVGYDGEALTRNISLKLDRGESVALLGPNGIGKSTLLKTIHRTLEPLEGSIRFGSNVTVGYYDQEQTRLTTNKTVLQELWDEYPTTPEKDIRTVLGNFLFSGEDVLKHVRDLSGGEKARLVLAKLMMQKANFLILDEPTNHLDLDSKEVLENALIDYPGTLLFVSHDRYFVNRMATRVVELAPDGLTNYLGDYDYYAAKKAEQLEWDALKEEKTQAANATADDSDKQTKQDYEREKEMKKLERQRQRRIEASEAKIEENEEEIAAIEEQMADPNIYQDHEKSMDLNAKLEQLKAENDALMEEWESLQE; via the coding sequence CACGCTGTTAAAAATCATCGCAGGCGAAATGACCTACGACACAGGAGATCTGATCATTCCAAAGGACGTGAACGTCGGCTACCTCGCCCAGAGCAGCGGCCTCGAGTCGGACCGCTCCATCTGGGACGAGATGCTCACCGTTTTTTCCCACCTGCAGAAAATGGAGAAACGCCTCCGGGACATGGAAGCATCCATGAGCGACCCCGCCGTCACCGGTCAGGCAACGCAATACGACAAGCTGCTCAAAGACTACGACCAGCTCCAGCAGGACTTCAAGGACAAAGGCGGCTATCAGTATGAGGCGGACATCAGAAGCATCCTGTCCGGCCTCCAGTTCGCCGACTTTGACTACGCCACACCCATCAGCTCACTGAGCGGCGGGCAAAAAACAAGACTCGCTCTCGGAAAGCTTCTCTTAACAAAACCGGAACTTCTCATTCTGGACGAGCCCACCAACCACCTGGACATCGATACGATGACGTGGCTTGAAAACTATCTAAGCGGCTATGACGGGGCGATTCTAATCGTTTCCCACGACCGCTATTTCCTCGACCGCATCGTCGATCACGTCTACGAGCTGTCGTTTCAGCAGACAACCAAATATGTCGGAAACTACAGCCACTACCTGGATGAAAAAGCGAAGCGTCTCGAGCTTGAATTGAAGCAGTTCGAAAAACAGCAGGGCGAAGTAAAGCGCCTTGAGGAGTTCGTCCAGAAAAACCTGGCACGGGCATCTACAAGCAAGCGTGCCCAGAGCCGGCGCAAACAGCTCGAACGGATGACGATGATGGACCGGCCAAAAGATGACGACAAATCAGCTCAGTTCTCCTTTCAAATCCAGCGCCAAAGCGGCAACGACGTTCTCATGACCGATAACCTCGCTGTCGGCTACGACGGGGAAGCCCTCACAAGAAACATCAGCCTGAAGCTGGACCGGGGTGAAAGCGTCGCCCTTCTAGGTCCGAACGGGATCGGCAAGTCGACCCTCCTAAAGACGATTCACCGGACGCTTGAGCCTCTCGAAGGGTCGATCCGGTTTGGAAGCAACGTGACAGTGGGCTACTACGATCAGGAGCAGACCCGGCTCACCACGAACAAAACCGTCCTTCAGGAGCTGTGGGACGAGTACCCGACCACACCGGAGAAAGACATCCGCACCGTGCTCGGGAACTTCCTTTTCAGCGGCGAAGACGTCCTCAAGCACGTGCGGGACTTGAGCGGCGGGGAAAAAGCCCGGCTCGTTCTCGCCAAGCTAATGATGCAGAAAGCCAACTTCCTGATTCTCGATGAGCCGACCAACCATCTGGATCTCGACAGCAAGGAAGTACTGGAGAACGCCCTGATCGACTATCCCGGCACCCTCCTTTTCGTTTCCCACGACCGGTACTTTGTGAACCGGATGGCAACACGGGTGGTGGAGCTCGCCCCTGACGGCCTCACCAACTACCTCGGGGACTACGATTACTATGCGGCGAAAAAAGCAGAGCAACTCGAATGGGACGCTCTAAAGGAAGAAAAAACGCAGGCCGCAAACGCAACAGCCGATGACTCCGACAAACAGACGAAGCAGGACTACGAGCGGGAGAAAGAAATGAAGAAGCTCGAGCGCCAGCGCCAGAGACGAATAGAAGCATCGGAAGCGAAAATTGAAGAAAACGAAGAGGAAATCGCGGCCATCGAAGAACAGATGGCCGATCCCAACATCTACCAGGATCACGAAAAATCCATGGATCTGAACGCAAAACTCGAACAGCTAAAGGCGGAAAATGACGCCCTCATGGAAGAATGGGAATCCCTGCAGGAATAG